One genomic region from Rosa rugosa chromosome 1, drRosRugo1.1, whole genome shotgun sequence encodes:
- the LOC133722252 gene encoding thioredoxin-like protein AAED1, chloroplastic isoform X1, which produces MALISTQTLTLKSPLNLSLPSHPSSQSFSLSPSTPHSLHTPKSTARFSARRLVVSRATTSSAFDFSPSIGEVLGEVGIFTAAGDPVRFNDLLDQNEGIVVVALLRHFGCVCCWELASALKESKARFDSAGVKLIAVGVGTPDKARILAERLPFPMDSLYADPDRKAYDVLGLYFGLGRTFFNPASAKVFSRIEALQKALKNYTIKATPDDINSVLQQGGMFVFKGKQLLYARKDEGTGDHAPLDDIFDVCCKVPVS; this is translated from the exons ATGGCCCTAATCTCCACacaaaccctaaccctgaaatcccCTCTTAACCTTTCTCTTCCTTCTCATCCATCTTCccaatctttctctctctcaccatCCACTCCTCACTCTCTCCACACCCCAAAATCAACAGCACGGTTTAGCGCTAGACGACTCGTCGTTTCCAGAGCCACCACATCCTCTGCTTTTGATTTCAGCCCCAGCATCGGTGAGGTCCTCGGTGAAGTTGGTATCTTCACCGCTGCTGGTGATCCCGTCCGGTTCAACGATCTATTGGATCAAAACGAG GGGATAGTTGTTGTTGCGCTATTGAGGCACTTTGGATGCGTTTGCTG TTGGGAACTTGCTTCAGCTCTAAAAGAATCAAAAGCTAGATTTGACTCAGCTGGTGTGAAACTAATCGCGGTCGGTGTTGGCACTCCTGATAAAGCTCGCATCCTTGCAGAACGG TTACCATTTCCCATGGATTCCCTTTATGCCGATCCTGATCGTAAG GCATATGATGTTTTGGGCTTATACTTTGGATTGGGTCGAACATTCTTCAATCCAGCTAGT GCAAAGGTGTTCTCAAGAATTGAGGCCCTGCAGAAAGCTTTAAAGAACTATACGATTAAAGCCACTCCAGATGATATAAATAGTGTGTTACAACAG GGTGGGATGTTCGTCTTCAAAGGGAAGCAGTTATTGTATGCTCGGAAAGACGAAGGGACAGGTGATCATGCCCCATTAGATGATATCTTTGATGTTTGTTGCAAAGTTCCTGTCTCTTGA
- the LOC133727466 gene encoding uncharacterized protein LOC133727466, with protein sequence MFLIHSLRKAGVNLHKNILPPHENSWESLIDLHGIIARVNLLLQMEANHEVPSSPVLSCPFSLNHGEERAARRKEFFERLEEKKSGEAESKQLQMRDLTGCLKEIHHFQITSLMKQPNLLQKDTPLN encoded by the exons ATGTTTTTGATACATAG TTTAAGGAAAGCGGGGGTCAATTTGCACAAGAACATATTGCCCCCACATGAAAACTCATGGGAGAGTTTAATCGATCTTCATGGAATTATTGCCCGAG TCAATCTCTTGCTGCAAATGGAAGCAAACCACGAGGTCCCATCAAGTCCTGTCCTTTCCTGTCCTTTTAGCCTTAATCATGGTGAAGAAAGAGCAGCAAGACGGAAAGAG TTCTTTGAGAGgctggaagaaaagaaaagtggaGAGGCAGAAAGTAAGCAGCTGCAAATGAGAGATCTAACAGG ATGCTTAAAGGAGATCCACCACTTTCAAATTACGAGCCTCATGAAACAGCCAAATTTGTTGCAAAAGGACACACCCCTGAACTGA
- the LOC133722252 gene encoding thioredoxin-like protein AAED1, chloroplastic isoform X2, with protein sequence MALISTQTLTLKSPLNLSLPSHPSSQSFSLSPSTPHSLHTPKSTARFSARRLVVSRATTSSAFDFSPSIGEVLGEVGIFTAAGDPVRFNDLLDQNEGIVVVALLRHFGCVCCWELASALKESKARFDSAGVKLIAVGVGTPDKARILAERLPFPMDSLYADTDRKAYDVLGLYYGLGRTFFNPASAKVLSRFDALQKAVKNYTIEATPDDRSSVLQQGGMFVFKGKQLLYARKDEGTGDHAPLDDILNVCCKVPVS encoded by the exons ATGGCCCTAATCTCCACacaaaccctaaccctgaaatcccCTCTTAACCTTTCTCTTCCTTCTCATCCATCTTCccaatctttctctctctcaccatCCACTCCTCACTCTCTCCACACCCCAAAATCAACAGCACGGTTTAGCGCTAGACGACTCGTCGTTTCCAGAGCCACCACATCCTCTGCTTTTGATTTCAGCCCCAGCATCGGTGAGGTCCTCGGTGAAGTTGGTATCTTCACCGCTGCTGGTGATCCCGTCCGGTTCAACGATCTATTGGATCAAAACGAG GGGATAGTTGTTGTTGCGCTATTGAGGCACTTTGGATGCGTTTGCTG TTGGGAACTTGCTTCAGCTCTAAAAGAATCAAAAGCTAGATTTGACTCAGCTGGTGTGAAACTAATCGCGGTCGGTGTTGGCACTCCTGATAAAGCTCGCATCCTTGCAGAACGG TTACCATTTCCCATGGATTCCCTCTATGCCGATACTGATCGTAAG GCGTATGATGTTTTGGGCTTATACTATGGATTGGGTCGAACATTCTTCAATCCAGCTAGT GCAAAGGTGTTGTCAAGATTTGATGCTCTGCAGAAAGCTGTCAAAAACTACACCATTGAAGCCACTCCAGATGATAGAAGTAGTGTGTTACAACAG GGAGGGATGTTTGTCTTCAAAGGTAAGCAGCTATTGTATGCTCGGAAAGACGAAGGGACAGGTGATCATGCTCCCTTGGATGATATCTTAAATGTTTGCTGCAAAGTTCCTGTCTCTTGA
- the LOC133727468 gene encoding uncharacterized protein LOC133727468 isoform X3 — MTSALDFSPSISESLGDVTIFTAAGDAVQFKDLWDQNEGVAVVALLRHFGCPCSWELAATLKESKAKFDSAGVKLIAVGVGSPDKARVLAERVKMLSRFGALRKAVKNYTIKATPDDRSGVLQQGGMFVFKGKQLLYARKDKETSDHAPLDDILDVCCKVPVS; from the exons ATGACCTCCGCTTTGGATTTCAGCCCCAGCATCAGTGAGTCCCTCGGCGACGTTACCATTTTCACCGCTGCTGGAGACGCCGTCCAGTTCAAGGACCTCTGGGACCAGAACGAG GGGGTGGCTGTTGTTGCACTATTGAGGCACTTTGGATGCCCTTGCAG TTGGGAACTTGCTGCAACTCTAAAAGAATCAAAAGCGAAATTTGACTCAGCTGGTGTGAAACTAATTGCTGTTGGTGTTGGTAGTCCTGATAAAGCTCGTGTCCTTGCAGAACGG GTAAAGATGTTGTCAAGATTTGGTGCTCTAAGGAAAGCTGTAAAAAACTATACGATTAAAGCCACTCCAGATGATAGAAGTGGTGTGTTGCAACAG GGAGGGATGTTTGTCTTCAAAGGGAAGCAGTTATTGTATGCTCGGAAAGACAAAGAGACAAGTGATCATGCCCCATTAGACGATATTTTGGATGTTTGCTGCAAAGTTCCAGTCTCTTGA
- the LOC133727468 gene encoding thioredoxin-like protein AAED1, chloroplastic isoform X1, translated as MTSALDFSPSISESLGDVTIFTAAGDAVQFKDLWDQNEGVAVVALLRHFGCPCSWELAATLKESKAKFDSAGVKLIAVGVGSPDKARVLAERLPFPMDSLYADPDRKAYNILGLYYGWGPTFFNPAIIVKMLSRFGALRKAVKNYTIKATPDDRSGVLQQGGMFVFKGKQLLYARKDKETSDHAPLDDILDVCCKVPVS; from the exons ATGACCTCCGCTTTGGATTTCAGCCCCAGCATCAGTGAGTCCCTCGGCGACGTTACCATTTTCACCGCTGCTGGAGACGCCGTCCAGTTCAAGGACCTCTGGGACCAGAACGAG GGGGTGGCTGTTGTTGCACTATTGAGGCACTTTGGATGCCCTTGCAG TTGGGAACTTGCTGCAACTCTAAAAGAATCAAAAGCGAAATTTGACTCAGCTGGTGTGAAACTAATTGCTGTTGGTGTTGGTAGTCCTGATAAAGCTCGTGTCCTTGCAGAACGG TTACCATTTCCCATGGATTCCCTTTATGCTGATCCTGATCGTAAG GCGTATAATATTTTGGGTTTATACTATGGATGGGGTCCAACATTCTTCAATCCAGCCATTATT GTAAAGATGTTGTCAAGATTTGGTGCTCTAAGGAAAGCTGTAAAAAACTATACGATTAAAGCCACTCCAGATGATAGAAGTGGTGTGTTGCAACAG GGAGGGATGTTTGTCTTCAAAGGGAAGCAGTTATTGTATGCTCGGAAAGACAAAGAGACAAGTGATCATGCCCCATTAGACGATATTTTGGATGTTTGCTGCAAAGTTCCAGTCTCTTGA
- the LOC133727468 gene encoding thioredoxin-like protein AAED1, chloroplastic isoform X2: protein MTSALDFSPSISESLGDVTIFTAAGDAVQFKDLWDQNEGVAVVALLRHFGCPCSWELAATLKESKAKFDSAGVKLIAVGVGSPDKARVLAERAYNILGLYYGWGPTFFNPAIIVKMLSRFGALRKAVKNYTIKATPDDRSGVLQQGGMFVFKGKQLLYARKDKETSDHAPLDDILDVCCKVPVS from the exons ATGACCTCCGCTTTGGATTTCAGCCCCAGCATCAGTGAGTCCCTCGGCGACGTTACCATTTTCACCGCTGCTGGAGACGCCGTCCAGTTCAAGGACCTCTGGGACCAGAACGAG GGGGTGGCTGTTGTTGCACTATTGAGGCACTTTGGATGCCCTTGCAG TTGGGAACTTGCTGCAACTCTAAAAGAATCAAAAGCGAAATTTGACTCAGCTGGTGTGAAACTAATTGCTGTTGGTGTTGGTAGTCCTGATAAAGCTCGTGTCCTTGCAGAACGG GCGTATAATATTTTGGGTTTATACTATGGATGGGGTCCAACATTCTTCAATCCAGCCATTATT GTAAAGATGTTGTCAAGATTTGGTGCTCTAAGGAAAGCTGTAAAAAACTATACGATTAAAGCCACTCCAGATGATAGAAGTGGTGTGTTGCAACAG GGAGGGATGTTTGTCTTCAAAGGGAAGCAGTTATTGTATGCTCGGAAAGACAAAGAGACAAGTGATCATGCCCCATTAGACGATATTTTGGATGTTTGCTGCAAAGTTCCAGTCTCTTGA